TTTTTCTATCCCCTATCCACCACTCACTCTGCACTCTTATACTGTCTCCTTCATGCTCACCGACATGCTCACCGACACCCTGGAGCAGGGCCGCGCCGCGATCGATGCCGCCCTGGAGAGGTTGCTGCCCCCGGCGACGCAGTACCCGGAGTCCATCCACCGGGCCATGCGCCACAGCGTCTTCGCCGGCGGCAAGCGGCTGCGTCCCATCCTCTGCCTGGAGGCGGCGCGCATGGTCGCGGGCTCGCTCCCCGCGGGCATCGAGGAAGTGGGCTGCGCTCTGGAGATGCTGCACACCTACTCGCTCATCCACGACGACCTGCCCGCGCTCGACAACGACGACCTGCGCCGAGGCCAACCCACCTGCCACAAGGCCTTCGGCGAGGCCACTGCCATCCTGGCCGGCGACGCCCTGCAGACCTACGCCTACCAGGTGCTCTCCCGGCTGCGCTGCCCCGCCGAGCGCCGCGTGCGCATCATCGAGGAAGTGGCCCGCGGCACCGGCACCATCGAGGGCATGATCGGCG
The Terriglobales bacterium DNA segment above includes these coding regions:
- a CDS encoding polyprenyl synthetase family protein; the encoded protein is MLTDMLTDTLEQGRAAIDAALERLLPPATQYPESIHRAMRHSVFAGGKRLRPILCLEAARMVAGSLPAGIEEVGCALEMLHTYSLIHDDLPALDNDDLRRGQPTCHKAFGEATAILAGDALQTYAYQVLSRLRCPAERRVRIIEEVARGTGTIEGMIG